The Sulfurihydrogenibium sp. genome contains a region encoding:
- a CDS encoding roadblock/LC7 domain-containing protein, producing the protein MATRYTELLEEFIRDSGAEGAVLVSVDGLAIASVLPSTADEDRVAAMGAAILSLGERVASELKKGSLDQLYIKGSTGYVVFTGIKDVAVLGVLAPVNAKLGLLLMEIQRTIKKLEKELG; encoded by the coding sequence ATGGCAACCAGGTACACAGAATTACTTGAAGAATTTATTAGAGATTCGGGAGCAGAGGGTGCTGTATTAGTAAGCGTTGATGGATTAGCCATTGCATCTGTGCTTCCAAGCACGGCAGATGAAGATAGGGTAGCGGCAATGGGTGCTGCTATATTATCACTTGGTGAAAGAGTTGCATCAGAATTAAAAAAAGGGAGCTTGGATCAGCTATACATTAAAGGCTCTACTGGATATGTTGTATTTACAGGAATTAAGGATGTTGCTGTTCTTGGAGTTCTCGCTCCAGTTAATGCAAAACTTGGACTGCTACTTATGGAAATTCAAAGAACTATTAAAAAGTTAGAAAAAGAATTAGGTTAA